One window of Xylocopa sonorina isolate GNS202 chromosome 9, iyXylSono1_principal, whole genome shotgun sequence genomic DNA carries:
- the Lap gene encoding phosphatidylinositol-binding clathrin assembly protein lap isoform X10, whose product MSPFIRRYAKYLNEKALSYRTVAFDFCKVKRGKDDRTLRTMNAEKLLKTLPVLQAQLDALLEFDCTANDLTNGVINMAFMLLFRDLIRLFACYNDGIINLLEKYFDMNKKQCREALDLYKKFLIRMDRVGEFLKVAENVGIDKGDIPDLTKAPSSLLDALEQHLASLEGKKGSAANTPTQSASNRTNVKSGVSALSSTSTAFGTAASNNRLDHAGNGHIDEALRQQALAEEEAAMNQYKAKVQSPSSGPSTNPFLSSPTNNANQPIVDLFGAPSATTTTESQPQKASDDLLQLAGNPFADMFGGTQAASGPTATQPQNNMWMTNGNGFAAVPPANNNFVTDNSFSSVFGNQDSQPAGAPGTAGSVPNPFMSDFPSLGSQPTQSNAAAFGLFEQGAANVPAPSATGGDGQQQGQHGGDLFSAGGQADLFGSDSAVLKPTEAAAADVAGEAPSTGAIASGKSTATPPPRPPPPAMNGGTPRPASPIVSGAAAGKPPGGHPAAQNAAAPVKDAFEDLNDSICMALGVSPSRPAPVAQQQVPAAQQAQQQPMQLNFAMFDMTAGGAGQPVMPGGPMVGYGIPTQVPAGYGSPAKQPISGFDGLGMVLMPSTVAGDNNISAAGQQQNTASTGKVLTGDLDSSLASLAQNLTINKSAQQQVKGMQWNSPKNAAKTGGPAGGWTPQPMAATTGAGYRPMGQGMAQLPSTTLGFPPHTAPLGMQGVPMGMQGMQGMRPMMGAMAGGPGGMMVPGGAAPMMMPNANPMMGASLQQQPQQQQQQQQQQQQQQQQQQQPPQATAQPRNNQVQLDPFGAL is encoded by the exons ATGTCACCGTTTATCAGAAGGTACGCAAAGTACCTCAACGAGAAGGCTCTTTCGTACAGGACCGTCGCGTTTGACTTCTGCAAGGTGAAGAGAGG AAAGGACGACCGCACTCTGCGCACAATGAACGCTGAGAAATTATTGAAAACGTTGCCAGTCTTGCAGGCTCAGCTGGACGCGTTGTTAGAATTCGATTGCACAGCGAACGACCTCACGAACGGCGTGATAAACATGGCTTTCATGCTCCTTTTCCGTGATCTGATCAGATTATTCGCCTGTTACAATGATGGGATAATTAATTTGCTAG AAAAGTATTTTGATATGAACAAAAAGCAATGTCGCGAGGCTTTGGACCTGTACAAAAAATTTCTCATACGAATGGATCGGGTGGGTGAATTTTTAAAGGTTGCCGAG AACGTCGGCATCGACAAAGGAGACATACCTGATCTAACGAAG GCCCCCAGTAGCTTACTGGACGCGTTGGAGCAACATCTTGCCTCGCTGGAGGGAAAGAAAGGCTCCGCTGCGAACACTCCCACGCAATCCGCAAG CAATAGAACGAATGTAAAGTCGGGAGTGTCCGCCCTGTCTTCCACCAGTACTGCGTTTGGAACAGCAGCCAGTAATAATCGCCTTGACCATGCTGGAAATGGACATATCGATGAGGCGCTGCGGCAGCAGGCTCTCGCGGAAGAGGAAGCTGCCATGAACCAGTACAAG GCAAAAGTGCAATCCCCGTCGAGCGGTCCCAGCACGAATCCATTCCTTAGTTCACCGACGAACAATGCGAATCAACCGATCGTTGATCTGTTTGGCGCACCATCGGCGACAACGACGACTGAAAGTCAG CCACAGAAAGCGTCGGACGATCTGCTCCAATTAGCAGGCAATCCATTCGCGGACATGTTTGGAGGCACGCAGGCTGCAAGCGGACCGACTGCTACGCAACCGCAGAACAATATGTGGATGACTAATGGTAACG GTTTCGCGGCAGTGCCCCCAGCAAATAATAACTTTGTTACAGATAATAGTTTCTCTTCCGTATTCGGAAATCAAGACAGTCAACCTG CTGGTGCTCCAGGAACGGCCGGATCCGTACCGAACCCCTTCATGTCCGACTTCCCATCCCTCGGTTCCCAGCCAACGCAGTCGAACGCAGCCGCTTTCGGTCTCTTCGAGCAGGGTGCCGCGAACGTGCCCGCCCCGAGCGCAACCGGTGGCGATGGCCAGCAACAAGGCCAACACGGCGGAGACTTGTTCAGTGCTGGCGGCCAGGCGGATCTCTTTGGGAGCGACTCTGCAGTGCTCAAGCCTACGGAGGCAGCCGCAGCGGACGTAGCCGGGGAGGCGCCGTCCACTGGGGCTATCGCCAGTGGTAAGTCCACTGCCACGCCGCCTCCCAGACCGCCGCCTCCCGCGATGAACGGCGGTACACCAAGGCCAGCCTCGCCTATCGTGTCCGGAGCGGCGGCTGGTAAACCACCGGGCGGACATCCGGCAGCGCAGAACGCCGCCGCTCCCGTCAAGGACGCGTTCGAGGATTTGAACGATAGCATTTGTATGGCACTGGGCGTGTCTCCGTCGAGACCGGCACCCGTCGCTCAGCAACAAGTGCCAGCCGCGCAACAGGCGCAACAGCAACCGATGCAACTGAATTTCGCGATGTTCGATATGACCGCTGGTGGTGCCGGGCAGCCGGTCATGCCTGGCGGACCGATGGTCGGCTACGGTATCCCAACCCAAGTCCCGGCGGGGTACGGTTCACCGGCAAAGCAACCCATCTCAG GTTTTGACGGATTGGGTATGGTGCTGATGCCTTCCACTGTAGCTGGAGATAATAATATTTCAGCAGCAGGACAGCAGCAAAACACAGCGTCCACTGGCAAGGTGCTGACCGGGGACTTGGACAGCAGTCTTGCTAGTCTGGCCCAAAATCTGACTATCAACAAGAGTGCGCAACAACAAGTCAA GGGCATGCAATGGAACTCGCCTAAGAACGCTGCTAAAACTGGAGGGCCAGCCGGTGGATGGACACCGCAGCCTATGGCAGCTACGACTGGTGCTGGCTATCGTCCCATG GGACAAGGAATGGCGCAACTTCCTTCAACTACCCTGGGCTTCCCTCCCCACACTGCACCATTG GGGATGCAAGGCGTGCCAATGGGCATGCAGGGCATGCAAGGCATGAGGCCGATGATGGGTGCGATGGCTGGCGGGCCTGGTGGTATGATGGTCCCAGGGGGAGCCGCGCCAATGATGATGCCCAACGCGAATCCTATGATGGGTGCTAGTCTTCAGCAACAAccccaacagcagcagcagcagcagcaacagcagcagcaacaacagcaacagcaacaacaaccacCTCAGGCTACCGCGCAGCCACGAAATAATCAAGTCCAACTCGATCCATTCGGTGCCCTGTGA
- the Lap gene encoding phosphatidylinositol-binding clathrin assembly protein lap isoform X22, protein MAGQTINDRLLAARHSIAGQGLAKAVCKATTEEMIGPKKKHLEYLVRCTNEPNVSIPQLANLLIERSQNTNWTVVFKALITVHHMLCYGNERFTQYLASSNSTFQLSNFLDKSGVQGYDMSPFIRRYAKYLNEKALSYRTVAFDFCKVKRGKDDRTLRTMNAEKLLKTLPVLQAQLDALLEFDCTANDLTNGVINMAFMLLFRDLIRLFACYNDGIINLLEKYFDMNKKQCREALDLYKKFLIRMDRVGEFLKVAENVGIDKGDIPDLTKAPSSLLDALEQHLASLEGKKGSAANTPTQSASNRTNVKSGVSALSSTSTAFGTAASNNRLDHAGNGHIDEALRQQALAEEEAAMNQYKAKVQSPSSGPSTNPFLSSPTNNANQPIVDLFGAPSATTTTESQPQKASDDLLQLAGNPFADMFGGTQAASGPTATQPQNNMWMTNDNSFSSVFGNQDSQPAGQQQNTASTGKVLTGDLDSSLASLAQNLTINKSAQQQVKGMQWNSPKNAAKTGGPAGGWTPQPMAATTGAGYRPMGQGMAQLPSTTLGFPPHTAPLGMQGVPMGMQGMQGMRPMMGAMAGGPGGMMVPGGAAPMMMPNANPMMGASLQQQPQQQQQQQQQQQQQQQQQQQPPQATAQPRNNQVQLDPFGAL, encoded by the exons ACTTGGTGCGCTGCACGAACGAGCCGAACGTGTCGATACCCCAGCTGGCGAACCTGCTGATAGAACGGTCGCAGAACACGAACTGGACGGTGGTCTTCAAAGCTCTGATCACGGTGCACCATATGCTTTGTTACGGCAACGAG AGGTTTACACAGTATCTGGCGTCCAGCAACAGCACGTTTCAGCTCAGTAATTTTCTCGATAAAAGCGGCGTTCAAG GATATGACATGTCACCGTTTATCAGAAGGTACGCAAAGTACCTCAACGAGAAGGCTCTTTCGTACAGGACCGTCGCGTTTGACTTCTGCAAGGTGAAGAGAGG AAAGGACGACCGCACTCTGCGCACAATGAACGCTGAGAAATTATTGAAAACGTTGCCAGTCTTGCAGGCTCAGCTGGACGCGTTGTTAGAATTCGATTGCACAGCGAACGACCTCACGAACGGCGTGATAAACATGGCTTTCATGCTCCTTTTCCGTGATCTGATCAGATTATTCGCCTGTTACAATGATGGGATAATTAATTTGCTAG AAAAGTATTTTGATATGAACAAAAAGCAATGTCGCGAGGCTTTGGACCTGTACAAAAAATTTCTCATACGAATGGATCGGGTGGGTGAATTTTTAAAGGTTGCCGAG AACGTCGGCATCGACAAAGGAGACATACCTGATCTAACGAAG GCCCCCAGTAGCTTACTGGACGCGTTGGAGCAACATCTTGCCTCGCTGGAGGGAAAGAAAGGCTCCGCTGCGAACACTCCCACGCAATCCGCAAG CAATAGAACGAATGTAAAGTCGGGAGTGTCCGCCCTGTCTTCCACCAGTACTGCGTTTGGAACAGCAGCCAGTAATAATCGCCTTGACCATGCTGGAAATGGACATATCGATGAGGCGCTGCGGCAGCAGGCTCTCGCGGAAGAGGAAGCTGCCATGAACCAGTACAAG GCAAAAGTGCAATCCCCGTCGAGCGGTCCCAGCACGAATCCATTCCTTAGTTCACCGACGAACAATGCGAATCAACCGATCGTTGATCTGTTTGGCGCACCATCGGCGACAACGACGACTGAAAGTCAG CCACAGAAAGCGTCGGACGATCTGCTCCAATTAGCAGGCAATCCATTCGCGGACATGTTTGGAGGCACGCAGGCTGCAAGCGGACCGACTGCTACGCAACCGCAGAACAATATGTGGATGACTAATG ATAATAGTTTCTCTTCCGTATTCGGAAATCAAGACAGTCAACCTG CAGGACAGCAGCAAAACACAGCGTCCACTGGCAAGGTGCTGACCGGGGACTTGGACAGCAGTCTTGCTAGTCTGGCCCAAAATCTGACTATCAACAAGAGTGCGCAACAACAAGTCAA GGGCATGCAATGGAACTCGCCTAAGAACGCTGCTAAAACTGGAGGGCCAGCCGGTGGATGGACACCGCAGCCTATGGCAGCTACGACTGGTGCTGGCTATCGTCCCATG GGACAAGGAATGGCGCAACTTCCTTCAACTACCCTGGGCTTCCCTCCCCACACTGCACCATTG GGGATGCAAGGCGTGCCAATGGGCATGCAGGGCATGCAAGGCATGAGGCCGATGATGGGTGCGATGGCTGGCGGGCCTGGTGGTATGATGGTCCCAGGGGGAGCCGCGCCAATGATGATGCCCAACGCGAATCCTATGATGGGTGCTAGTCTTCAGCAACAAccccaacagcagcagcagcagcagcaacagcagcagcaacaacagcaacagcaacaacaaccacCTCAGGCTACCGCGCAGCCACGAAATAATCAAGTCCAACTCGATCCATTCGGTGCCCTGTGA
- the Lap gene encoding phosphatidylinositol-binding clathrin assembly protein lap isoform X13, translated as MAGQTINDRLLAARHSIAGQGLAKAVCKATTEEMIGPKKKHLEYLVRCTNEPNVSIPQLANLLIERSQNTNWTVVFKALITVHHMLCYGNERFTQYLASSNSTFQLSNFLDKSGVQGYDMSPFIRRYAKYLNEKALSYRTVAFDFCKVKRGKDDRTLRTMNAEKLLKTLPVLQAQLDALLEFDCTANDLTNGVINMAFMLLFRDLIRLFACYNDGIINLLEKYFDMNKKQCREALDLYKKFLIRMDRVGEFLKVAENVGIDKGDIPDLTKAPSSLLDALEQHLASLEGKKGSAANTPTQSASNRTNVKSGVSALSSTSTAFGTAASNNRLDHAGNGHIDEALRQQALAEEEAAMNQYKAKVQSPSSGPSTNPFLSSPTNNANQPIVDLFGAPSATTTTESQPQKASDDLLQLAGNPFADMFGGTQAASGPTATQPQNNMWMTNGNDNSFSSVFGNQDSQPGFDGLGMVLMPSTVAGDNNISAAGQQQNTASTGKVLTGDLDSSLASLAQNLTINKSAQQQVKGMQWNSPKNAAKTGGPAGGWTPQPMAATTGAGYRPMGQGMAQLPSTTLGFPPHTAPLGMQGVPMGMQGMQGMRPMMGAMAGGPGGMMVPGGAAPMMMPNANPMMGASLQQQPQQQQQQQQQQQQQQQQQQQPPQATAQPRNNQVQLDPFGAL; from the exons ACTTGGTGCGCTGCACGAACGAGCCGAACGTGTCGATACCCCAGCTGGCGAACCTGCTGATAGAACGGTCGCAGAACACGAACTGGACGGTGGTCTTCAAAGCTCTGATCACGGTGCACCATATGCTTTGTTACGGCAACGAG AGGTTTACACAGTATCTGGCGTCCAGCAACAGCACGTTTCAGCTCAGTAATTTTCTCGATAAAAGCGGCGTTCAAG GATATGACATGTCACCGTTTATCAGAAGGTACGCAAAGTACCTCAACGAGAAGGCTCTTTCGTACAGGACCGTCGCGTTTGACTTCTGCAAGGTGAAGAGAGG AAAGGACGACCGCACTCTGCGCACAATGAACGCTGAGAAATTATTGAAAACGTTGCCAGTCTTGCAGGCTCAGCTGGACGCGTTGTTAGAATTCGATTGCACAGCGAACGACCTCACGAACGGCGTGATAAACATGGCTTTCATGCTCCTTTTCCGTGATCTGATCAGATTATTCGCCTGTTACAATGATGGGATAATTAATTTGCTAG AAAAGTATTTTGATATGAACAAAAAGCAATGTCGCGAGGCTTTGGACCTGTACAAAAAATTTCTCATACGAATGGATCGGGTGGGTGAATTTTTAAAGGTTGCCGAG AACGTCGGCATCGACAAAGGAGACATACCTGATCTAACGAAG GCCCCCAGTAGCTTACTGGACGCGTTGGAGCAACATCTTGCCTCGCTGGAGGGAAAGAAAGGCTCCGCTGCGAACACTCCCACGCAATCCGCAAG CAATAGAACGAATGTAAAGTCGGGAGTGTCCGCCCTGTCTTCCACCAGTACTGCGTTTGGAACAGCAGCCAGTAATAATCGCCTTGACCATGCTGGAAATGGACATATCGATGAGGCGCTGCGGCAGCAGGCTCTCGCGGAAGAGGAAGCTGCCATGAACCAGTACAAG GCAAAAGTGCAATCCCCGTCGAGCGGTCCCAGCACGAATCCATTCCTTAGTTCACCGACGAACAATGCGAATCAACCGATCGTTGATCTGTTTGGCGCACCATCGGCGACAACGACGACTGAAAGTCAG CCACAGAAAGCGTCGGACGATCTGCTCCAATTAGCAGGCAATCCATTCGCGGACATGTTTGGAGGCACGCAGGCTGCAAGCGGACCGACTGCTACGCAACCGCAGAACAATATGTGGATGACTAATGGTAACG ATAATAGTTTCTCTTCCGTATTCGGAAATCAAGACAGTCAACCTG GTTTTGACGGATTGGGTATGGTGCTGATGCCTTCCACTGTAGCTGGAGATAATAATATTTCAGCAGCAGGACAGCAGCAAAACACAGCGTCCACTGGCAAGGTGCTGACCGGGGACTTGGACAGCAGTCTTGCTAGTCTGGCCCAAAATCTGACTATCAACAAGAGTGCGCAACAACAAGTCAA GGGCATGCAATGGAACTCGCCTAAGAACGCTGCTAAAACTGGAGGGCCAGCCGGTGGATGGACACCGCAGCCTATGGCAGCTACGACTGGTGCTGGCTATCGTCCCATG GGACAAGGAATGGCGCAACTTCCTTCAACTACCCTGGGCTTCCCTCCCCACACTGCACCATTG GGGATGCAAGGCGTGCCAATGGGCATGCAGGGCATGCAAGGCATGAGGCCGATGATGGGTGCGATGGCTGGCGGGCCTGGTGGTATGATGGTCCCAGGGGGAGCCGCGCCAATGATGATGCCCAACGCGAATCCTATGATGGGTGCTAGTCTTCAGCAACAAccccaacagcagcagcagcagcagcaacagcagcagcaacaacagcaacagcaacaacaaccacCTCAGGCTACCGCGCAGCCACGAAATAATCAAGTCCAACTCGATCCATTCGGTGCCCTGTGA
- the Lap gene encoding phosphatidylinositol-binding clathrin assembly protein lap isoform X11 — MAGQTINDRLLAARHSIAGQGLAKAVCKATTEEMIGPKKKHLEYLVRCTNEPNVSIPQLANLLIERSQNTNWTVVFKALITVHHMLCYGNERFTQYLASSNSTFQLSNFLDKSGVQGYDMSPFIRRYAKYLNEKALSYRTVAFDFCKVKRGKDDRTLRTMNAEKLLKTLPVLQAQLDALLEFDCTANDLTNGVINMAFMLLFRDLIRLFACYNDGIINLLEKYFDMNKKQCREALDLYKKFLIRMDRVGEFLKVAENVGIDKGDIPDLTKAPSSLLDALEQHLASLEGKKGSAANTPTQSASNRTNVKSGVSALSSTSTAFGTAASNNRLDHAGNGHIDEALRQQALAEEEAAMNQYKAKVQSPSSGPSTNPFLSSPTNNANQPIVDLFGAPSATTTTESQPQKASDDLLQLAGNPFADMFGGTQAASGPTATQPQNNMWMTNGNGFAAVPPANNNFVTDNSFSSVFGNQDSQPGFDGLGMVLMPSTVAGDNNISAAGQQQNTASTGKVLTGDLDSSLASLAQNLTINKSAQQQVKGMQWNSPKNAAKTGGPAGGWTPQPMAATTGAGYRPMGQGMAQLPSTTLGFPPHTAPLGMQGVPMGMQGMQGMRPMMGAMAGGPGGMMVPGGAAPMMMPNANPMMGASLQQQPQQQQQQQQQQQQQQQQQQQPPQATAQPRNNQVQLDPFGAL; from the exons ACTTGGTGCGCTGCACGAACGAGCCGAACGTGTCGATACCCCAGCTGGCGAACCTGCTGATAGAACGGTCGCAGAACACGAACTGGACGGTGGTCTTCAAAGCTCTGATCACGGTGCACCATATGCTTTGTTACGGCAACGAG AGGTTTACACAGTATCTGGCGTCCAGCAACAGCACGTTTCAGCTCAGTAATTTTCTCGATAAAAGCGGCGTTCAAG GATATGACATGTCACCGTTTATCAGAAGGTACGCAAAGTACCTCAACGAGAAGGCTCTTTCGTACAGGACCGTCGCGTTTGACTTCTGCAAGGTGAAGAGAGG AAAGGACGACCGCACTCTGCGCACAATGAACGCTGAGAAATTATTGAAAACGTTGCCAGTCTTGCAGGCTCAGCTGGACGCGTTGTTAGAATTCGATTGCACAGCGAACGACCTCACGAACGGCGTGATAAACATGGCTTTCATGCTCCTTTTCCGTGATCTGATCAGATTATTCGCCTGTTACAATGATGGGATAATTAATTTGCTAG AAAAGTATTTTGATATGAACAAAAAGCAATGTCGCGAGGCTTTGGACCTGTACAAAAAATTTCTCATACGAATGGATCGGGTGGGTGAATTTTTAAAGGTTGCCGAG AACGTCGGCATCGACAAAGGAGACATACCTGATCTAACGAAG GCCCCCAGTAGCTTACTGGACGCGTTGGAGCAACATCTTGCCTCGCTGGAGGGAAAGAAAGGCTCCGCTGCGAACACTCCCACGCAATCCGCAAG CAATAGAACGAATGTAAAGTCGGGAGTGTCCGCCCTGTCTTCCACCAGTACTGCGTTTGGAACAGCAGCCAGTAATAATCGCCTTGACCATGCTGGAAATGGACATATCGATGAGGCGCTGCGGCAGCAGGCTCTCGCGGAAGAGGAAGCTGCCATGAACCAGTACAAG GCAAAAGTGCAATCCCCGTCGAGCGGTCCCAGCACGAATCCATTCCTTAGTTCACCGACGAACAATGCGAATCAACCGATCGTTGATCTGTTTGGCGCACCATCGGCGACAACGACGACTGAAAGTCAG CCACAGAAAGCGTCGGACGATCTGCTCCAATTAGCAGGCAATCCATTCGCGGACATGTTTGGAGGCACGCAGGCTGCAAGCGGACCGACTGCTACGCAACCGCAGAACAATATGTGGATGACTAATGGTAACG GTTTCGCGGCAGTGCCCCCAGCAAATAATAACTTTGTTACAGATAATAGTTTCTCTTCCGTATTCGGAAATCAAGACAGTCAACCTG GTTTTGACGGATTGGGTATGGTGCTGATGCCTTCCACTGTAGCTGGAGATAATAATATTTCAGCAGCAGGACAGCAGCAAAACACAGCGTCCACTGGCAAGGTGCTGACCGGGGACTTGGACAGCAGTCTTGCTAGTCTGGCCCAAAATCTGACTATCAACAAGAGTGCGCAACAACAAGTCAA GGGCATGCAATGGAACTCGCCTAAGAACGCTGCTAAAACTGGAGGGCCAGCCGGTGGATGGACACCGCAGCCTATGGCAGCTACGACTGGTGCTGGCTATCGTCCCATG GGACAAGGAATGGCGCAACTTCCTTCAACTACCCTGGGCTTCCCTCCCCACACTGCACCATTG GGGATGCAAGGCGTGCCAATGGGCATGCAGGGCATGCAAGGCATGAGGCCGATGATGGGTGCGATGGCTGGCGGGCCTGGTGGTATGATGGTCCCAGGGGGAGCCGCGCCAATGATGATGCCCAACGCGAATCCTATGATGGGTGCTAGTCTTCAGCAACAAccccaacagcagcagcagcagcagcaacagcagcagcaacaacagcaacagcaacaacaaccacCTCAGGCTACCGCGCAGCCACGAAATAATCAAGTCCAACTCGATCCATTCGGTGCCCTGTGA
- the Lap gene encoding phosphatidylinositol-binding clathrin assembly protein lap isoform X16: MAGQTINDRLLAARHSIAGQGLAKAVCKATTEEMIGPKKKHLEYLVRCTNEPNVSIPQLANLLIERSQNTNWTVVFKALITVHHMLCYGNERFTQYLASSNSTFQLSNFLDKSGVQGYDMSPFIRRYAKYLNEKALSYRTVAFDFCKVKRGKDDRTLRTMNAEKLLKTLPVLQAQLDALLEFDCTANDLTNGVINMAFMLLFRDLIRLFACYNDGIINLLEKYFDMNKKQCREALDLYKKFLIRMDRVGEFLKVAENVGIDKGDIPDLTKAPSSLLDALEQHLASLEGKKGSAANTPTQSASNRTNVKSGVSALSSTSTAFGTAASNNRLDHAGNGHIDEALRQQALAEEEAAMNQYKAKVQSPSSGPSTNPFLSSPTNNANQPIVDLFGAPSATTTTESQPQKASDDLLQLAGNPFADMFGGTQAASGPTATQPQNNMWMTNGNGFAAVPPANNNFVTDNSFSSVFGNQDSQPAGQQQNTASTGKVLTGDLDSSLASLAQNLTINKSAQQQVKGMQWNSPKNAAKTGGPAGGWTPQPMAATTGAGYRPMGQGMAQLPSTTLGFPPHTAPLGMQGVPMGMQGMQGMRPMMGAMAGGPGGMMVPGGAAPMMMPNANPMMGASLQQQPQQQQQQQQQQQQQQQQQQQPPQATAQPRNNQVQLDPFGAL, encoded by the exons ACTTGGTGCGCTGCACGAACGAGCCGAACGTGTCGATACCCCAGCTGGCGAACCTGCTGATAGAACGGTCGCAGAACACGAACTGGACGGTGGTCTTCAAAGCTCTGATCACGGTGCACCATATGCTTTGTTACGGCAACGAG AGGTTTACACAGTATCTGGCGTCCAGCAACAGCACGTTTCAGCTCAGTAATTTTCTCGATAAAAGCGGCGTTCAAG GATATGACATGTCACCGTTTATCAGAAGGTACGCAAAGTACCTCAACGAGAAGGCTCTTTCGTACAGGACCGTCGCGTTTGACTTCTGCAAGGTGAAGAGAGG AAAGGACGACCGCACTCTGCGCACAATGAACGCTGAGAAATTATTGAAAACGTTGCCAGTCTTGCAGGCTCAGCTGGACGCGTTGTTAGAATTCGATTGCACAGCGAACGACCTCACGAACGGCGTGATAAACATGGCTTTCATGCTCCTTTTCCGTGATCTGATCAGATTATTCGCCTGTTACAATGATGGGATAATTAATTTGCTAG AAAAGTATTTTGATATGAACAAAAAGCAATGTCGCGAGGCTTTGGACCTGTACAAAAAATTTCTCATACGAATGGATCGGGTGGGTGAATTTTTAAAGGTTGCCGAG AACGTCGGCATCGACAAAGGAGACATACCTGATCTAACGAAG GCCCCCAGTAGCTTACTGGACGCGTTGGAGCAACATCTTGCCTCGCTGGAGGGAAAGAAAGGCTCCGCTGCGAACACTCCCACGCAATCCGCAAG CAATAGAACGAATGTAAAGTCGGGAGTGTCCGCCCTGTCTTCCACCAGTACTGCGTTTGGAACAGCAGCCAGTAATAATCGCCTTGACCATGCTGGAAATGGACATATCGATGAGGCGCTGCGGCAGCAGGCTCTCGCGGAAGAGGAAGCTGCCATGAACCAGTACAAG GCAAAAGTGCAATCCCCGTCGAGCGGTCCCAGCACGAATCCATTCCTTAGTTCACCGACGAACAATGCGAATCAACCGATCGTTGATCTGTTTGGCGCACCATCGGCGACAACGACGACTGAAAGTCAG CCACAGAAAGCGTCGGACGATCTGCTCCAATTAGCAGGCAATCCATTCGCGGACATGTTTGGAGGCACGCAGGCTGCAAGCGGACCGACTGCTACGCAACCGCAGAACAATATGTGGATGACTAATGGTAACG GTTTCGCGGCAGTGCCCCCAGCAAATAATAACTTTGTTACAGATAATAGTTTCTCTTCCGTATTCGGAAATCAAGACAGTCAACCTG CAGGACAGCAGCAAAACACAGCGTCCACTGGCAAGGTGCTGACCGGGGACTTGGACAGCAGTCTTGCTAGTCTGGCCCAAAATCTGACTATCAACAAGAGTGCGCAACAACAAGTCAA GGGCATGCAATGGAACTCGCCTAAGAACGCTGCTAAAACTGGAGGGCCAGCCGGTGGATGGACACCGCAGCCTATGGCAGCTACGACTGGTGCTGGCTATCGTCCCATG GGACAAGGAATGGCGCAACTTCCTTCAACTACCCTGGGCTTCCCTCCCCACACTGCACCATTG GGGATGCAAGGCGTGCCAATGGGCATGCAGGGCATGCAAGGCATGAGGCCGATGATGGGTGCGATGGCTGGCGGGCCTGGTGGTATGATGGTCCCAGGGGGAGCCGCGCCAATGATGATGCCCAACGCGAATCCTATGATGGGTGCTAGTCTTCAGCAACAAccccaacagcagcagcagcagcagcaacagcagcagcaacaacagcaacagcaacaacaaccacCTCAGGCTACCGCGCAGCCACGAAATAATCAAGTCCAACTCGATCCATTCGGTGCCCTGTGA